A segment of the Trifolium pratense cultivar HEN17-A07 linkage group LG7, ARS_RC_1.1, whole genome shotgun sequence genome:
tattttattttccactCTTCACTTGCATTTTTTAAACTCCTTGGTGAGTGTAAATTTATTATTCTATTTTCATATTCAGGAACAAACTAAATCAATTCCCCCCtatatgaatattttatatGCAGAAGTGGCTTTATTGGGAAACATGTATCCTGCTACATGGTGCTCTCTAAGGCTGTCCCTGTTTCCATGTCCTCTAATCTTGATTACTTTTAAAGTTTCCCCATTTCCATGACGAAATTTTGTGCCTTGTTTCGACATAAAACCACTTTTGAAATCTATTTCTCTCCTTACCTGGTCATCAGTAATGCTAGAGTTCTATCATGTGCTTGtttaaattattcattttttctaGCGCTGTTTGGATCAAGTTTTGATTTGATACATTCTGTATAAATGTCTCCCTTTAGTTCATTTATGCTTCCAAATAGTAACATACTTTTGTTACTGATGCATGAAAtcacaattttaatatttcGTTTATAACAACAACCATAAATACCATGCTCTATAATAAATTGAGTTCAGTGATAGACTATTGAACTCTAAACTACCATAGTACAGCTGTATTTACCTTTGCATAGTCTTGTTAAAATCGATGTTATGAAGAATTCCAAAATGCCAGAATGTAGAATTTTCAATACTTCCATGTTATATGTTCACATACAATAAATCTGCATAGTAAGTTCTTATGCCTTTTTAAAGTATCATtattcttattaatttttttttaaaaatagtttaagTTACTATTTGAAGTAAAAGCCTGTGGTTATTGAAACCTTTGAAATGATTCTTTCtggaatgtttttaaaatatctcATCATTTAAATTTGCAAGGAGATGCTACTTGGTGTTAACTTTTTTAATATCGTATTCTATCATGAAAACTTGGCAGATCGTTGGGAGAATGTCGGCAGAGCAAAAGAAGGTTCTACTGTTCTTTTGGACATCTGTGAAACATTTACCAGTTGAAGGTTTCCGTGGTTTGGGTTCCCGTCTATTCATTTGCAAATCCAGCAAATCTGATAATCACTTGCCCTCATCTCACACATGTTTTTACGAGCTGTGCTTTCCAAAGTATTCTTCTAGGGCTATCATGCAAGATCGCCTTAGAATCATCACTCAAGAACACATGAGCTGCAGTTTCGGTACTCTGTGAATGATTAATAGAATACACCTGCAATTTGGCTAGAAGTGATTTTGAATCTTTTGATTGCACATAGAAATACAATTACTCACCTTTGTACAAATTTAGGATAGGattattcttttttgttttttctttctcgaaATGATAATCTGAGAAGGCTTTCTAGTTCTGTTTCTCAAATCAATTCGGGGTAGCAATGTAGTTGATCTTCTGTGAAGTGTTTATATGAGGGGTCAAGAAAACAGGATTGAAGGAAAGAACAAAAGTTTTGATGTTTGGTCATTTTAGTAGATAGCAATGGCTTAGCCATGCTTTGACATTTAAGTTAGGACAATCATGCTCCAAGAGAAACTCTTCCCCATTATTAAGAATTAGCATTAACATTAGCATTTTGATAATTCCTACAATTAATTTATCATTCTTTATTCTTCTGGTGACAATGTTATGGAAGCAAAGCAATTCTTCTTCACTCTAAGATGTGTGGAGAGATGCCTGTTTTCCGAGAGGTCACTTGGTTGAGGATTTACTCTTCAACCTCGAGGTACTCGATTCAAGACCCGGCACCGAGAAAGATGTATGGAGAGATGTTAACTTATGACTGTCTCACTCTGTTAAATCTCAAGTAGGTGTAGTGGTTTATGTGAAACAAATTCTTACCTAGTATTTGTTAGGAGTTAGGTAGTATATAATATACTGATTCATGtccaaattaaaaacataacataaGAAATAACTATTCTTAGGTTAGGGAGAAAAACAAGAGTACCATAAAATAAAGTACAGTAAATATCATTTATTCAAATCTAGAGAAACATAATAACACACCATGACAAACTCATGTAACCTTCCCAAAGATGCATAGCACTTTATAGCTGATCACTTCAATACACAACTCATGGAATAGATTTTCACATGTCCACCACTCGGCATGTGTATATATGCTGATGTGGAGCCAAGTTATACCCTCCATATAAATTAACCATATCCAAAGACTTaccatatatataattataataataaacttaataaaggaaaataaatatagaaataataaatagaaaAGCTTTTCAACCTTGACATGCAAAATGGTAGACCTGATCCCAACAACTAGAACCATTAATTTAAACTCTCTTTATCAGTTCCATTCACACCTTCTTCATTAGTTTAAGCTTCTGGAGTCTCAACTGGAACTGCTTCTGCTGCTGGAGCTTCCACTGATTCAACTGATTTGTTCTCATCCTCTACTACTGCTTCTGCTGCTGGTGGAGCTGACTCATCTTCATTGGTTGCTTTAGCCTCCTCTACTTCTGCCGCCTCTTCCTTCACTTTTTCAACTGATTCCTCTGCTTCTTTAGGTGCTTCTGAGTTCTCTTCCTTGGCTTCTTCTGCTACCACTTCTTTGGTCGCAACTACAAGTGGATCTTGTGTTTCAGGAGCAGCTGGAGTTTCTTCTGTTGTTTCTGTTGTTTGTGTTGGTTCTTCTGTTGGTACTTCTGTAGCAGGAACTTCGGACTCTGGTTGTTCTGTGACAGTAACTTCAGTGGCTGGTTGTTCTGGAATTGTTTCCTCTGTCTTGATTATCTCTGGTGTTGTTTCATTTTCTTGCACTGTTGTTGGTGGTACTTGATGTGCAACCTATAATTAATTAGCACCATCTTTCATTTAGCAAATTTTTTGTAATATACTCCAATGAAACAtcaaataatcataataataaaaaactcTACACCATAATGGTAATAACAAAATATACTTTAGAGCTTAGGCTATATTAAAGAAGTGGAAGAACTAATCTATTTAGCTTTGCTAGATACATTGGGCAATGGTAGGTTTGATCAtctgaacttttttttttttaaatagtataGCAGCAAGACTCACACACTATGATATTGTGTTGTATGCAACTATATGATCTATTgatcaattaaattattttgcGATGAAGCGCGATCATCCACCAAGTGCTTATATAATTGATCTGAAGTACTAATGTATCGAGAAAAAGAAATAGATCATTATTACAAAGCGTTGATTTGTGTATATCAATGGTAATCTGCTGTGATTATTTGTAGATCGCACGTTAGAGGAAATTAAAAGAAGATCAAATTGATTCGTTAATTAGTTGATTGATATATAATTATAGcaaacaaaataagaaaaatgaaagaaaaaaaaattaaatagttgtAGTATTGTGTTAGTACTTAGTAAGCTTTGATTTTCATCGTGTTGATGTAGGAACTAAACTACACGTAGGTtaataaaaggaaaatatacaaattaaaattgttaTATAGAGTCACAAAGTAACTAAGTATGTATCttgcctaaaaaataaaaagaaactatGTATCTTATTGAGTTATTTTACCTCAACACTGGCCATTTGGAAAGAGAGAAAGGATTGAAATAAAACTGAGAAATTAAAGGGTGTGTGAATGAATAAGGAATAGAGAAATTAATAGTAGTGAGAGTGAGATGAGGAAGTGATCAAAGTGAGGGTGGTTTATATAGATGTATAAAGTCATGAATAGTTGTAGAAATGTACATGTGTgattgtgtgtgtgtggtgaCCTGTTCTGTAAGAATCTTTTTCAACTAGACTGCTCATGtcacttattattattaattaaaagacaTTCAATATGTCTAGTTGTCAGtgtatttttccttttgtttatttgtccttgctaaataaaataaaattgctaATCactggaatttttttttaagaaattactgtaattattttatgtatatataatgaaaTGAAGCAAATATAAccaatttgttttccttttaaaGAGTCTAATGttaacaacattttttttttgtcaagtagcttagtggctagaaaatctacCTTAAAAGTGAATTAATGGAGTGTCCTGGGTTCGGACTCgagctcctgcacatatagtgcgacatctctaccaactgagctaagctcacggggacattAAAAATATGTCATTCAATTTTATTACTAAGCATCTCAAAGTTATTTTAccaaatatgtttaattttatgTACTCCAAAAGATTTAAATTTTCGGTCAAGAGTTTTTTGCACCAACTAACATCTTTGTTATTAAAGCATCAAACTATAACTTAGGTTTTATGTATTGACTAGACTAGATGATGATTGATGAGTAAAAAAAgaatgggtcatgttaacttgtgccctaagggcacatgttaagctacctaaaaatagaaatatagcatttaatgatacaaaacatttaatgtttagataattgaatacaccacaagtttaataaattttttccacatttatcttcttaacatgtgcccttaagggcacaagttaacattctccaaaaaGAATTTATAcaattattcaataattttttacatgtatgataaaataattaattttttatttaaaaaattctacaTCTCTTAATTAATAGGGCCTCAGATACATCACCaattttagatgaattttttttattattgtttagtAATGACTAATCTCTAATCACTTGTTAAAAGATTTTAACTTTCTTATCATTTAAACTGATCTATGGTTGGTGATACGTCACTAATTCTATAACACACTACCTAGAGTCGAGCCATGCTTTCCCATACTAAAAAGTTAAGCAGCTATATAGAGGTACCCAACCCAAAATGGAGTTAtcataaataaagaaaaataggtaaacataaaattcaataaattttatagACAAGAAAAATACAGATGTGCACTGAAATCGTTAATCGTACACAATATAGAATATACTTCAAAATGTAGTTGAGTTAGCTTTGGTAATTATACGCATAAAAATTTAGGTTTTGGTTGATGAGTGTTGTATTCATTATAGTAATTTTTCCTAATGCTAGTATTGATTGAATGTGAAGACATAAATTAGTGGCCTATATATACCAACCCCTATACTCTCAAATATCATGTGAAGAGTGAGTGTATATTTGATTaaccaaaaattaattttagaggtgtaaaattaattttaatatgtttgatttttttagagtataattgatttttgtctCAAGTTTGTTTTTACATGAACTTAAAAATTGTAACTTCtaattttataattgatttttacacttaaatttattaaatttattgttcagCTAATTTTTACATG
Coding sequences within it:
- the LOC123896781 gene encoding fruit protein pKIWI501-like, which codes for MASVEVAHQVPPTTVQENETTPEIIKTEETIPEQPATEVTVTEQPESEVPATEVPTEEPTQTTETTEETPAAPETQDPLVVATKEVVAEEAKEENSEAPKEAEESVEKVKEEAAEVEEAKATNEDESAPPAAEAVVEDENKSVESVEAPAAEAVPVETPEA